A genomic stretch from Mercenaria mercenaria strain notata unplaced genomic scaffold, MADL_Memer_1 contig_3068, whole genome shotgun sequence includes:
- the LOC128552708 gene encoding UDP-galactopyranose mutase-like, translating into MLLQSNTSKIVFKRQENKKTDLRVNSNLNIEKFDVCVIGSGLSGAVIAERYASTTEKSILVLEKRDHIGGNCYDYVDNETGIRVSKYGAHLFHTKYKHVWDYVQHFGEWISYKHKVQALINGKYVPVPVNIQTVNSLFNLHIKTVDEMNVWLQNEQVKYDHDPINSEEMALSRVGKRLYELIFKPYTIKQWNKTPAELGPSVLARIPVRNNWDDRYFSDRYQALPISGYISIFNKMLQHPNITIRLNTDYFHYRKNIECGKTYFTGPIDRFYAEKGLPLLEYRSLQFKRQVIKNVHHFQPASVVNHPNFNENFTRIVEYKWFPYQQCHSNDTVLFIERSADVGEPYYPVPNIQNQNLYKIYKVLTESESDIYFLGRLANYKYFNMDEAINNALEFFYQTMKK; encoded by the coding sequence atGCTTCTACAATCAAATACTagcaaaattgtatttaaaagacAAGAGAATAAAAAGACTGACTTAAGAGTGAATTCaaatttaaacattgaaaaattcgATGTTTGTGTTATTGGATCTGGCTTGTCTGGAGCTGTGATAGCTGAGAGGTATGCATCAACAACAGAAAAATCAAtccttgttttagaaaaacgTGATCATATAGGCGGAAACTGTTACGATTATGTTGATAATGAGACTGGAATTCGTGTATCAAAATATGGTGCGCATCTCTTTCATACAAAGTACAAACATGTGTGGGATTATGTACAACATTTTGGTGAATGGATATCATATAAACATAAGGTTCAGGCTCTAATTAATGGTAAATATGTTCCGGTTCCGGTCAACATTCAAACTGTCAATTCATTGTTTAACCTCCATATAAAAACGGTTGATGAAATGAATGTTTGGTTACAAAACGAGCAAGTGAAATATGACCACGATCCAATCAATTCAGAGGAAATGGCGTTGTCACGGGTAGGAAAACGATTGTATGAACTAATCTTTAAACCTTATACAATAAAACAGTGGAATAAAACCCCAGCTGAATTAGGACCGTCAGTTTTAGCTCGCATACCTGTTCGAAATAATTGGGACGATCGCTACTTCTCTGATAGATATCAGGCATTGCCAATATCCGGTTATATATCAATTTTTAATAAGATGTTACAACATCCTAATATAACGATTCGATTAAATACCGACTATTTTCATTATCGAAAAAATATTGAATgtggaaaaacatattttactggTCCAATTGATCGGTTttatgctgaaaaaggtttaCCTTTGCTAGAATACCGATCATTACAGTTTAAAAGACAAGTAATAAAAAATGTTCATCACTTTCAACCAGCGAGTGTTGTGAAccatccaaatttcaatgagAATTTTACAAGAATTGTTGAATACAAATGGTTTCCTTATCAACAGTGTCACTCAAACGACACAGTGCTTTTCATCGAACGTTCCGCAGATGTTGGCGAACCTTACTATCCCGTCCCAAATATCCAAAATcagaatttatacaaaatatataaagtatTAACAGAATCTGAAAGTGACATATATTTTCTCGGTAGATTAGcaaattacaaatatttcaatatgGATGAAGCAATCAATAATGCACTGGagtttttttatcaaacaatgaaaaaGTAG